GAGAACAGTAAAACCGAGCATCGGCCTGTAAAAGAGCCATGCAATACCAATAGTTACACAGGACAACACAGCGGAAAAAAGTGCCGCTATAACAGTCGTTCCAGCTCCGATAATCGAACCGATCATCGGTACGACATCAGCAAGAACAACAAGGGGGGAAAGGATCATGCTCAAGCCAACCGTCATCAGGAAAAAACCGGCAAAACGGAGCATCCAGGTCAAAATGGTGTTGGATTGCCTGGCCTTTGAAAACATTGAATCTGCCGTATGTATACCGGTCTCAAGCAATTCTATATTGCCACCCGCTACAGTATGATAAGGCTTGAAGGTTGAACCAGTCTGGCGTGCCACAATACTTATTTCCGTAGGTAAGACAACAGAGAAACTGATCCTCATATCACCAATTTCAGGATGAGAAGGATCACCGCCCAGATAAAATCCGTTTCCTTGCCTTATACTCCCGGCAGCAGTACCCTTGGGTTCTGCATCCGCAGGCACGGTGAAAGGTACCTTGTTTCCCAGTCTTGTGAGGAGTGATTGCGGCAGGGTAAATGCACCGAGACGAACATGAGAAGCCATTACTGTTTTTGGCCTGTAAACCATTGTCTCTGGATTTTCATGGCCGTTTTGCTGCTGAAATCCCCTTGAATCAATAAGCCGTCCGGACCATTCCTGACTATAACTGTAGGTGGTTACGGTCTCCTCACCTCCGCCAAGTTTCTTTTTCTTTTTTGTCCTGCGCGATTCCTGCCACTGGTACATCTCCACATGACGAATCAGCTTAATTGCCGAAGCGGAAACGCCGAAGTCAGGATCAGTTAAAACCTCTTCAGTTTCAGGTTTTCCACTTATATGGACAAGTTTTCCGTCATTTTCAGGACTAACATGATCCCTGTCAATAGAAAGAACCTTTCCGCCACCTTCTACCAGGGTTTTATAGCGCTCCACAGCCCTTCCCTCGTTCCAGAAGAGCAGACCAAGGGAAAGCAAAACCATCAATATGCCTGCCAGGATACCCTTAAACGCATTGCCGATACGACTGAACCAGGACTTCTCTGTTGTTATGCTGAA
The DNA window shown above is from Desulfomarina profundi and carries:
- a CDS encoding TMEM43 family protein, whose protein sequence is MGKDTFSITTEKSWFSRIGNAFKGILAGILMVLLSLGLLFWNEGRAVERYKTLVEGGGKVLSIDRDHVSPENDGKLVHISGKPETEEVLTDPDFGVSASAIKLIRHVEMYQWQESRRTKKKKKLGGGEETVTTYSYSQEWSGRLIDSRGFQQQNGHENPETMVYRPKTVMASHVRLGAFTLPQSLLTRLGNKVPFTVPADAEPKGTAAGSIRQGNGFYLGGDPSHPEIGDMRISFSVVLPTEISIVARQTGSTFKPYHTVAGGNIELLETGIHTADSMFSKARQSNTILTWMLRFAGFFLMTVGLSMILSPLVVLADVVPMIGSIIGAGTTVIAALFSAVLSCVTIGIAWLFYRPMLGFTVLGAAFLIGVLLFRRIRGSEPVMPPPVPPEEPPPVP